The DNA window CCCCGGTGCCGGTCCCCCTCACCGTGGCCACCACCGTCGAAGACCACTATGAGGGCTGGCTCGCCCGAACACGGGGACGGGTCGTCGACAAGCGACGCACCTCCAGGGGCCGGTCTCTCGTGCTCGAAAGCCCGGACGGGTCCTCGTCGGCCCGGCTGTCCCTCTTCGTTGCCGACCGCCACGGAGACCGGTTCCGGCTGGATCGGTTCGAGACGGGGGACGTCGTCGAGGCGACGGGCATCGTAAGCCAACACGGAAACCGGTACCTGATCGAGCCCAGGGACGACGGCGACCTCGTGCAGAGCGGCCTGACCTGGGAATACCTCCGCGTTGCCCTCATCATTCTCGGGGGCCTGGCGACGGGGGCCGTGATCTGGGGCGTTGTGCTGCAGGGGGCCGTGGACCGCCGCACCCGCCAACTGAAGGAGGCCAAGCGCGAGAGCGAGCGGATGCGGAAGCTGTTCGAATCCGTCTTCGAGAGTGCCCCCGTAATGATCATGCTGCTCGACGAGGACAACCGGTTCGAGCGCATTAACAAGCAGTTCGAGGACGTCCTGGGGTGGACCGAGGAGGAGCTGTTGGCACGGGACGATGCCTGGACGCTCTTGTATCCGGACGACACGGATCGACGCGAGACCCTGGCGTTCGTGGACGGGGCCCCGACGGACCGCCTGGAGTCTCGCCCCGAGACCCGAGATGGGCACCAGCTGATTACAGAGTGGTGGCGAACGGACCTTGAGGAAGGGCGGCGCCTGTGTCTGGGCGTGGAAATCACCGATCGCAAGCGTCAGGAACGGGACCTGCGCCGGGCAAAACAGCACGCCGAAACGGCCCGGCGGGAGGCGGAGGAAGCCAACCGGCTCAAGTCGGTCTTTCTCGCGAACATGAGCCACGAGATTCGAACCCCGCTCACGTCCATCATTGGGTTCGCCGAAACCATTGGGGACGCGGCCGGGGACGCGGCTGGGGAAAACGTTGTGCGGTTTGCCCGCCTCATCAAAAACAGCGGACATCGGCTCCTGAACACGCTCAACGCAGTGTTGAACCTGTCGAAGTTGGAGACGGGAGAGATGGACCTCTCTCTCGAACCGGTCGACCTGACCCAGGAGGCCCGAAGCAGCGCCCGTCAGCTTCTCCAGAAGGCCGACGAGCGTGGCATCGACCTCCATGTAGAAACCCCCAATCGACCGGTGGTTTCGCGGGCGGACAGCGGGGGGGGTTCAGATCATCCTTCGCAACCTCATCTCGAATGCCATCAAGTACAGCGCGGAAGGGTCGCGGGTGTGGGTGCGCGTCCACGAAGACGACGCGGGGGCTGCGGTCCTGGAGGTAGAAGATGAGGGGATGGGCATGGATCCGGGCGAGGTCGAGGACCTATTCGGGGCGTTTCGACAGGCCTCCGAGGGGCACGACCGCACCCACGAAGGGACGGGCATCGGCCTCGCCGTAACGAAAAAGGCGGCCGACGCGATGGAGGGGACGGTCACTGTTGAGACCGAACAGGGAGTCGGCAGCCGATTCAGCGTGCAGCTGCCACGCGCCGAGGGCGTCGAGCCTCAGCACGCCACACGGCCGTGACGAAACGCTCCCCTGCCCGCAGCGAGGCTGGACGATTGCCCCCCATTCTGCCTTCCGTGAAATGCGCTCCTCATCTGCATCGGATCGGTGCCCCCAAGCCCCCACCAATCGTGAGAAATCCCCCCGCAGGGGACGAATGTGCTGCGGGACGCCCTCTCACCAGGTGAACGCAGAGCGAGGTGGCCCCGGGTTGCCCCCGATGGTCTCCGTGCGGGCCGAAAGGCGAAGAGAAGGCCCGTCCCCTTGGCCGCGATGCTGGGGGACACGAGCGAGGACGAGGGGGCAGCGAACGGAAGCGGGAGCGCCGGGCATTGACGCGATCGGTTCTCACGAAGTGGCACGGACGCCCCGAAGAACGGGCGGGCGGCAACGCCGCTACGGAAGCGGCGCAGCCCAGAGACTACTTCCGCCCTTCGGTCAGGGCGCTCGGGTATTTTCGCGCGAGCGCCTTCGGCATCGAGGCCGTGCCGTCCCCTGCCGTCAGGTCTTCCCCCCAGAGGGCCTTGCTCTTGCGAAGCGGCCGCCGGAGGGGGCTTCGAGCGACGCGGGGCGCATCGTGCAGCGATCGTTCTTCCCGCTGCCCTGCCGCACCGTGATCTGCTCGTACTCAAAATCCAGGTCCTTGACTCGCAATCGACGTGCCTCCGAGGGCCAAAGCCTGGCCCCGTAGAGCAGATGAGCAACGAGGCCGTCGAGCCCGTCCGTCTCTTCCAGGAGCGCCTTCACTTCCTCCGGAGTCCGAACGACCGGGGGCCGCTCCGGCCCTTGAGCCCGCTCGAAGTCGGATCCCGCGTCCCACCCTGCGCCGAGCACGCCCAAGCTGGAGAAACAGAAGGGCGTTGAGGGCCTGGTTCTGCGTGGCGGCGGCCACGTTTCGATCCATGGCGAGGTGGGACAGGTAGTCCCGAACCTCTTCTTTTCCAAACGCACGCGGATGCTGAGTCCCGTGCTGCTTGACGTAGCGGACGATCCAGCGGTGATAGGTCTTTTCCGTCCAATAGGTGTATCCTTTTCGGCGACAGGCCGCCCGAACGCGATTCAAAAAGGGGGACGAGCCACCCGAAGACGAGTCCGGTGAAGACGAACCGGCCATGACGAGGAAGCGGAAGACATTTGGCTTGATGTACACAGAAGAAAACTGTACACTGTAAACGCATACACTCCGGTCGGCATAACGTTATTATCCGGATCGGTTCGGCATAACACTCATTCCATTTTCGCAAATGCTTGGATCTTATGGACTTCTCCGATCCATCGACTCATATTATGCCGATCGTCATAATGTGATATGACGGAATGGATCCGTATAAGATATGTTATAGCGCCGCTCACTCTCCACCAGCTTCTATATTTCGATGCCCTGGCTAGATAATCGGTGTAGAGGGACAACCCAGAAGGGACACCGGACCCACTTGGTACGAGTAGGCGAACGCGCTCCGAACAGCCTTAGTGGACCGAACCAACAGGAGGCTTTGACCTTAACAAATTCCCAGAGAGCTGAGGCGGTAGTAAGTGCTTTAGTCAAGGGCAGTCGTGTCCGCTTGCGCTACTTTGACTGGCCTGACTATGCAAAGCATGACACCGAATTAGACGCGCCTAATTTAGCGTACGTCTACAACATGGGGAGGGATGAGTGTGGATGGAAAGATATTGGGGTCTCTGGTGGTCTATCAGACGCAGAGCTCGATATCTACAAATCTGATGATCGTGACGGCTTTGCACGGGTTAATGTGGTTGGGAATGAAGACTTAGGTATCCAGAAAGGATTCGATGAGTACGGCGGGGGTTGCCATATTTCTATTGGGGTGAGCTCTACGTTTGGGATCAAGGGAGGAAGATGGACTAACGAGGAGGTGAGTATCGGAGGGGATGGTAAAATGGTAATAAAAAATGATGGAGGTAAAGTAGTATTTTCAGAAAACCTACCCGAGTCATATGGTAGTCAAGAGCGGGGTAACCATTGGCCTCCTGCTGAAAATGCCGCGGAGGTAGCCTTTGAAGAGTCGCCTCATGGATCGATCGAAATATTAGAAATGGGTTACACCTCCGAAAAAGCCTCTCTTTATGGGTTTAAGAGATTGTGGGAGTGGGGGGTAAAAAACTGCAGTTTGCCTTCTTTAACAAGTGGCAAATAAGGCGCTATAACACGGCGCTATACCTGAAAATGGGCGCGGGCGTTGTCAGGCGGGGGTAACCGAGCGGGTTCTGCTTCGCCGACCAGGAGTGACGATACCGGGAAATGGTAACTTCGTGGACCGGGGCAATCTGTTGTATCGTCTTCTGCCGGACCTTTTCGCGCCCATTTCAGCTAAGCTCTACGTTATGCGGCGATACAATCATTTGTAAACAAACCGCTCTCACGGAATCCGCATTGCCATGACAACCATGACAAGAGGACTCGCCGAGGAAGTAAAGCGACGCGCCTTCCGCGAACTCCGCCAGCGTGACGAGGAGGGTAGTTTCCTCGGCCTGAACTACCGGCAGAAGCAAGCCTTCAACGAGAAAGATGTCGCCGCCGTGCGCCCGATTCTCGATCAGCGCCTTAAGCGCACCAAGCGTACGCTCTGGGGGATGGGCCTCTCGGTCCCCATCGTGCTCGTCCTCGAGTTATACCTCGAACTGTATTGGTGGCCGGGTTCGGCGGGAGAAGGGGGCGTGCGTGGGGCGCTCGGGTTAGCTGTTTCAGCACTGTGGGCAATGTTCTTTATGGGCTACGCGTTGAAGGTAGCGCTGCCGAGAATCGCGGCTTTCGAGCGTGCGCGCGTGCTTTTCGAGGAGAACGCATCGAATTCGGGTCCGCATCAAGGGGTTGGCGCCACCGAGGAAGAGATCGCCGCATAACCAGCGGCTGCACGTGGACGCAGGGCCGGTGCGTTTGGGTTGCCGCTGCGCTAACTTGAAGACTCATTGTTTCAGCCGACCGGCAGCGTGCCCTGCGCCGGTGAGCCGCAAACCGTTATGCGTGTGCCGAAAAGGTCTCGTTCTTCGAGATAGAACGAACGAATCCAATGTATGAGCAGCTGTTTTCTCGGTTTACATTATTGAGTAGAGCGCGAGAAGAGCAGTAAAGGTCCCGTGCTTTAGCCGGGACATACACGGACTCTCCCGAAAGCTTTCGGGACGAAGTGAGAACAACCGCCATGTATTTGACTCGCAAGCTCAAATTGGGCCAGACCGACCAGCTTGACCGCCTTGCGCGGCAAGCGGGAGAACTGTGGTCTACCTTGACGAAGTGGCACTGGCGCTTCGCCCGTCGCCAAGGCTACTGGCTCTCGAAGGGACAGGCCCAGAAGATGTACTGTAAAGGCTTCGACGGGCTGCATAGCCAATCTGCTCAAGCAGTGGCAGACAGCTTCTACGACAGCCTCCAGAGTTGGCGTAAAAAGCGCAAGAACGGAGACTACGAGGGGCTCCGCCCGCCCTACAAGCAGAAGCGGTATTTCAAAGTCCAGTGGAAGTCAGGGGCAATTAAACTCCGAGACGATGGCGTGCTTCGCCTCTCCAATGGGCGAGGGAACAACCCGGTGTTGATTGACTGGCCTTCGGAGAAGGAACCAAAGCGCGTTGAGATTGGGTGGGACGGAGATCAATACGAACTCCGATGCCAGTACAATGTCGAAGAAGATCAAGAGCCGAAGGGCACTAAGAAAGCAGGAGTAGACCTCGGAGAACGGCATCTTGCGACTGTATATGTCGAGAACGGAGAGAACATCAGTGTTCACGGCGGACGGCTTCGTTCGCTCCGCAGGCAACACAACCGAATGTTGAGCACCCTGAGGTCGAAGATCGACCGCAAAG is part of the Salinibacter ruber DSM 13855 genome and encodes:
- a CDS encoding histidine kinase dimerization/phospho-acceptor domain-containing protein encodes the protein MPQLILSLLLGACLLGAPSTARSAPPPPIDSLQMRLTPMISAILADGDGDGTPDRLGDTLAVSGRVTAAPAQLSHVRPSVATLQDDTDGIHVRLPDGPLVSRGDSLVVRGRLLQARGLTAIDVAQYRVVPSPPRTPVPVPLTVATTVEDHYEGWLARTRGRVVDKRRTSRGRSLVLESPDGSSSARLSLFVADRHGDRFRLDRFETGDVVEATGIVSQHGNRYLIEPRDDGDLVQSGLTWEYLRVALIILGGLATGAVIWGVVLQGAVDRRTRQLKEAKRESERMRKLFESVFESAPVMIMLLDEDNRFERINKQFEDVLGWTEEELLARDDAWTLLYPDDTDRRETLAFVDGAPTDRLESRPETRDGHQLITEWWRTDLEEGRRLCLGVEITDRKRQERDLRRAKQHAETARREAEEANRLKSVFLANMSHEIRTPLTSIIGFAETIGDAAGDAAGENVVRFARLIKNSGHRLLNTLNAVLNLSKLETGEMDLSLEPVDLTQEARSSARQLLQKADERGIDLHVETPNRPVVSRADSGGGSDHPSQPHLECHQVQRGRVAGVGARPRRRRGGCGPGGRR
- a CDS encoding sensor histidine kinase produces the protein MKYSAEGSRVWVRVHEDDAGAAVLEVEDEGMGMDPGEVEDLFGAFRQASEGHDRTHEGTGIGLAVTKKAADAMEGTVTVETEQGVGSRFSVQLPRAEGVEPQHATRP
- a CDS encoding RNA-guided endonuclease InsQ/TnpB family protein, giving the protein MYLTRKLKLGQTDQLDRLARQAGELWSTLTKWHWRFARRQGYWLSKGQAQKMYCKGFDGLHSQSAQAVADSFYDSLQSWRKKRKNGDYEGLRPPYKQKRYFKVQWKSGAIKLRDDGVLRLSNGRGNNPVLIDWPSEKEPKRVEIGWDGDQYELRCQYNVEEDQEPKGTKKAGVDLGERHLATVYVENGENISVHGGRLRSLRRQHNRMLSTLRSKIDRKEKGSRRWKRLARAKDRQLRKIRNQIEDFLHKVTTRLVNVLHERRTGTVVVGDLTGIRERIKYGDRMNQRLHQWAYSKFEHMLTYKAQLRGMTVERASEAYTSQTCPSCEHRHKSNGRDFNCPQCSFEGHRDVVGARNILNERYPGDEPTGSTQVAGEMASPTGVRYRPHMRTEPTGSEPQRCNPATAGKTCTEPRGSSRQAGRPVG